The Methanocella arvoryzae MRE50 genome includes a region encoding these proteins:
- a CDS encoding DUF7544 domain-containing protein — MPELRAFHPVSTALDRTKKLLFEPFDAWLWLKLVIIMFFVGSGGSSFNPTNALQYTTGDDGEFSGELFTNGISSILTDTTLLILIVLLILAVLVLTLVFSYLRGVFSFVLIDALTTGQASIIRQFRENMGRGFKVFLFNVAMMLVSITVALVLIILLLLTIFWLIGMGDPDSARAGFVLMSVGILLLTILGFIVFSVVVGLITGFFYDFAVPLMRFKNMGLIESIRHVISLVAKEPVEFLVYIAVRWALEAVVGFIFGIIYLCIFAVFIAVGLILAMLAVAAAEVSMWLVIPFILVFAAGLGLLIILTALLTMPVGVYFRYFSLDFLKSFDPGYVQYSGRFA; from the coding sequence ATGCCAGAGTTGCGGGCGTTTCATCCTGTGAGCACGGCTCTCGACAGGACAAAAAAGCTCCTTTTCGAGCCTTTTGATGCATGGTTATGGTTGAAGTTAGTCATCATCATGTTCTTCGTGGGTAGCGGAGGCAGTTCTTTCAATCCCACGAACGCCTTGCAGTATACGACTGGAGACGATGGCGAATTCTCCGGCGAACTGTTTACCAATGGTATATCCAGCATACTTACAGACACTACGCTTTTGATACTGATCGTATTGTTGATTTTAGCAGTCCTTGTCCTGACGCTTGTCTTCTCATACCTGCGAGGGGTGTTCTCTTTCGTCCTTATCGACGCATTGACTACGGGTCAGGCCAGCATTATCCGGCAGTTCCGGGAAAACATGGGGCGCGGCTTCAAAGTGTTCCTCTTTAACGTGGCGATGATGCTGGTGTCCATTACCGTAGCCCTGGTGCTGATCATTTTGCTGCTGCTGACCATCTTCTGGCTGATCGGCATGGGCGATCCGGATTCTGCGAGAGCTGGATTCGTTTTGATGTCCGTAGGCATCCTATTGCTTACAATTTTGGGGTTCATCGTCTTCTCAGTGGTTGTTGGCCTGATCACCGGGTTCTTCTACGACTTCGCAGTACCTCTGATGCGCTTTAAAAACATGGGATTGATAGAGTCTATCAGGCACGTCATCTCTCTCGTCGCAAAAGAGCCTGTAGAGTTCCTCGTATACATCGCAGTCCGATGGGCACTGGAGGCTGTGGTAGGCTTCATCTTCGGCATCATCTACCTTTGCATCTTTGCCGTATTCATCGCGGTCGGACTGATCCTCGCCATGCTGGCAGTCGCAGCAGCAGAGGTATCCATGTGGCTCGTAATCCCGTTTATCCTGGTGTTTGCCGCAGGCCTGGGGCTGCTCATAATCCTCACGGCGCTCCTCACGATGCCCGTGGGCGTATACTTCAGGTATTTCTCCCTGGACTTCCTGAAGTCCTTCGACCCCGGCTACGTCCAGTACTCCGGACGGTTCGCCTAA
- a CDS encoding ATP synthase subunit B: MKEYKTISEIAGPLLFVRKTEPVGYQELVNIVLSDGTVKRGQVLDSSNDVVAVQVFEGTSGISRDSSVKFLGETIKMPVSKDMLGRILSGSGEPLDGGPAIIPEKRLEIVGAAINPYSRRQPKDFIQTGISTIDGMNTLVRGQKLPIFSGSGLPHNEIALQIARQAKVVGSTEPFAVVFCAMGITAEEAQTFMKDFERTGALERAVVFLNLADDPAIERIITPRLALTTAEYLAFEHDMHVLVIYTDMTNYCEALRQIGAAREEVPGRRGYPGYMYTDLAQLYERAGIIEGKKGSITQVPILTMPGDDITHPIPDLTGYITEGQIVVARDLHRKNIYPPINVSPSLSRLMSLGIGAGKTREDHKAVSDQCYSAYAEGKDLRGLVAIVGKDALSERDRQFLEFADAFEDKFVRQGREEDRSIEQTLDLAWELLSMLPINALNKIDNKYIEKYHPSKRKK, encoded by the coding sequence ATGAAGGAATACAAGACAATCAGTGAAATCGCAGGGCCGCTCTTATTCGTGAGGAAAACCGAGCCTGTGGGCTACCAGGAACTGGTCAACATCGTCCTGAGCGACGGCACGGTTAAGAGGGGCCAGGTGCTGGACTCCTCCAACGATGTCGTGGCAGTCCAGGTTTTCGAGGGCACCTCCGGTATCAGCAGGGACAGCAGCGTTAAGTTCCTGGGCGAGACCATCAAGATGCCCGTGTCCAAGGACATGCTCGGCCGTATCCTCTCGGGATCAGGCGAGCCGCTCGACGGCGGGCCGGCTATCATCCCCGAGAAGAGGCTGGAGATCGTAGGCGCAGCCATCAACCCGTACTCGAGAAGGCAGCCTAAGGACTTCATCCAGACCGGCATCTCGACCATCGACGGCATGAATACGCTGGTTCGTGGTCAGAAGCTCCCGATTTTCTCGGGTTCCGGTCTGCCCCACAACGAGATCGCTCTGCAGATCGCCAGGCAGGCAAAAGTAGTAGGCTCGACTGAACCTTTCGCAGTAGTCTTCTGCGCCATGGGTATCACCGCTGAAGAAGCTCAGACCTTCATGAAGGACTTCGAGAGGACCGGTGCTCTGGAGAGAGCAGTAGTCTTCCTGAACCTTGCGGACGACCCCGCCATCGAGAGGATTATCACCCCGAGACTGGCGCTCACCACCGCAGAGTACCTCGCATTCGAACACGACATGCATGTGCTGGTCATCTACACCGACATGACCAACTACTGCGAAGCGCTGAGACAGATCGGCGCCGCTCGTGAAGAAGTGCCCGGCAGGCGTGGCTACCCCGGTTACATGTACACTGACCTGGCGCAGTTATACGAGCGCGCAGGCATCATCGAGGGCAAGAAGGGTTCCATCACCCAGGTGCCCATCCTGACGATGCCCGGTGACGACATTACCCACCCGATCCCTGACCTGACCGGCTACATCACCGAAGGCCAGATCGTGGTCGCTAGAGACCTGCACAGGAAGAACATCTATCCGCCCATCAACGTCTCGCCCTCGCTGTCCAGGCTTATGAGCCTGGGTATCGGCGCAGGCAAGACCAGGGAAGACCACAAGGCCGTATCCGACCAGTGCTACTCTGCGTATGCAGAAGGTAAGGACCTCCGCGGTCTCGTAGCCATCGTCGGTAAGGACGCTCTCTCCGAGAGGGACAGGCAATTCCTGGAATTCGCCGACGCCTTCGAAGACAAGTTCGTCCGCCAGGGCCGGGAAGAAGACCGGTCCATCGAGCAGACTCTGGACCTCGCGTGGGAACTCCTCTCCATGCTGCCGATCAACGCCCTGAACAAGATCGACAACAAGTACATCGAGAAGTACCACCCGAGCAAGAGGAAGAAGTAA
- a CDS encoding V-type ATP synthase subunit D, translated as MAIKDNIKPTRSELLELKKKIALSQSGHKLLKMKRDGLIMEFFEIMDKAKNARAELLRSYEDATQKIAIARAVEGNMAVTSAAFSLKEQPEINLESKNVMGVVVPKIESSGIQKPLQERGYGVIGTTSRIDEAAEAYEKLVEQIIISAEIESAMKKLLEDIEKTKRRVNALEFKVIPELKDAEKFIKLRLEEMERENTFRLKKIKA; from the coding sequence ATGGCTATTAAGGATAACATCAAGCCAACCCGATCGGAGCTCCTGGAGCTGAAAAAGAAGATCGCTCTCTCGCAGAGCGGCCACAAGCTCCTGAAAATGAAGCGTGACGGCCTGATCATGGAATTCTTCGAGATCATGGACAAGGCTAAGAACGCCCGTGCTGAGCTTCTCAGATCGTACGAGGATGCTACCCAGAAAATAGCCATTGCCAGGGCCGTAGAGGGTAACATGGCGGTTACATCGGCCGCCTTCTCCCTCAAGGAGCAGCCTGAGATCAACCTCGAGAGCAAGAACGTGATGGGCGTAGTCGTCCCCAAGATAGAGTCCTCCGGGATCCAGAAGCCCCTCCAGGAGAGAGGCTACGGTGTCATCGGGACTACGTCCAGGATCGACGAAGCGGCCGAAGCCTACGAGAAGCTCGTGGAGCAGATCATCATCTCGGCCGAGATCGAGTCCGCCATGAAGAAGCTCCTCGAGGATATCGAGAAGACCAAGCGCCGTGTCAACGCTCTCGAATTCAAGGTAATTCCCGAGCTCAAGGACGCTGAAAAGTTCATCAAGCTCAGGCTGGAAGAGATGGAACGCGAGAACACTTTCCGTCTTAAGAAGATCAAAGCATAA
- a CDS encoding ATP synthase subunit A, with amino-acid sequence MSQQGTIYRVAGPVVTAVGLNARMYDVVKVGNEGLMGEVIEIDNDKAIIQVYEDTSGVRPGEPVENTGMPLSVELGPGLLTSIYDGIQRPLEVLKEKMGNFITRGVSAPGLSRTKKWKFVPVVKAGDKVKGGIVIGTVQETKTIVHKIMVPPNVGETTIKDIKEGEFTVEDVIGHLENGTELKLMHKWPVRVPRPYVEKLRPDIPLITGQRVLDGLFPIAKGGTAAIPGPFGSGKTVTQQQLAKWSDAEIVVYIGCGERGNEMTEVLAEFPHLTDPKTGNPLMDRTVLIANTSNMPVAAREASCYTGITIAEYYRDMGYGVSLMADSTSRWAEAMREISSRLEEMPGEEGYPAYLAARLSEFYERAGRVITPIGKEGSVTVIGAVSPAGGDISEPVTQNTLRIVKVFWALDAKLAQRRHFPSINWLNSYSLYQDSLKDWYDKNISPEWNQLKAESMELLQRESELQEIVQLVGSDALPEDQQLTIEIARMIREIFLQQNAYHEVDTYCSLDKQLKMLKSIMQFGAYARTALASGVPMSKILNLNSKNDLAKVKFEANYDAYLTKVNDDMKKEFKSLEAA; translated from the coding sequence GTGAGCCAACAAGGAACAATTTACCGGGTTGCCGGTCCGGTGGTGACCGCAGTCGGCCTTAACGCCCGTATGTACGACGTGGTGAAGGTCGGCAACGAGGGCCTGATGGGCGAGGTCATCGAAATCGACAACGATAAGGCCATCATCCAGGTGTACGAGGATACATCCGGTGTCAGGCCCGGCGAGCCTGTGGAGAACACTGGCATGCCCTTATCCGTAGAGCTGGGTCCGGGTCTGCTGACCTCGATCTATGATGGTATCCAGAGGCCCCTCGAGGTCCTCAAGGAAAAGATGGGCAACTTCATCACGAGAGGAGTTTCAGCTCCCGGCCTTTCCAGGACCAAGAAGTGGAAGTTCGTACCGGTCGTCAAGGCTGGCGACAAGGTCAAGGGCGGCATCGTCATCGGTACTGTCCAGGAGACCAAGACTATCGTTCACAAGATCATGGTACCCCCCAACGTGGGTGAAACAACCATCAAGGACATCAAAGAGGGCGAGTTCACCGTTGAGGACGTCATCGGACACCTCGAGAACGGCACCGAGCTCAAGCTCATGCACAAGTGGCCCGTCCGTGTACCGAGGCCCTACGTCGAGAAGCTCAGGCCGGACATCCCCCTTATTACCGGTCAGAGAGTGCTCGACGGCCTGTTCCCGATCGCCAAGGGCGGCACAGCGGCTATCCCCGGCCCCTTCGGCAGCGGCAAGACTGTGACTCAGCAGCAGCTGGCAAAGTGGTCTGACGCAGAGATCGTCGTCTACATCGGCTGCGGCGAACGTGGCAACGAGATGACTGAAGTGCTGGCCGAATTCCCGCACCTCACCGACCCGAAGACCGGCAACCCGCTCATGGACAGGACTGTCCTTATCGCTAACACGTCCAACATGCCTGTGGCAGCAAGAGAAGCATCCTGCTACACTGGTATCACCATCGCGGAATACTACAGAGACATGGGCTACGGTGTCTCCCTGATGGCAGACTCCACCTCCAGGTGGGCAGAAGCCATGAGAGAAATCTCGTCCCGTCTCGAAGAGATGCCCGGTGAAGAAGGCTACCCCGCGTACCTCGCAGCCAGGCTTTCCGAGTTCTACGAGAGGGCAGGCCGTGTCATCACCCCGATCGGCAAGGAAGGCAGCGTCACCGTCATCGGCGCAGTCAGCCCCGCAGGCGGAGACATTTCTGAGCCTGTCACGCAGAACACCCTGCGTATCGTCAAGGTCTTCTGGGCACTCGACGCCAAGCTGGCGCAGAGAAGACACTTCCCGTCGATCAACTGGCTTAACTCGTACTCGCTGTACCAGGACAGTCTGAAAGACTGGTACGACAAGAACATCTCTCCCGAGTGGAACCAGCTTAAGGCAGAGTCCATGGAACTGCTCCAGAGGGAGTCCGAGCTTCAGGAAATCGTCCAGCTCGTCGGTTCCGACGCGCTGCCCGAAGACCAGCAGCTGACCATCGAGATCGCCCGTATGATCCGTGAGATCTTCCTGCAGCAGAACGCCTACCACGAGGTAGACACCTACTGCAGCCTCGACAAGCAGCTCAAGATGCTGAAGTCGATCATGCAGTTCGGCGCCTACGCAAGGACCGCCCTCGCATCGGGCGTCCCGATGAGCAAGATCCTGAACCTGAACTCCAAGAACGACCTTGCCAAGGTCAAGTTCGAGGCGAACTACGACGCTTACCTGACCAAGGTCAACGACGATATGAAGAAAGAGTTCAAGAGCCTGGAGGCGGCTTAA
- a CDS encoding V-type ATP synthase subunit F — MEIAVVGKSEFVVGFRLAGIHKTYEVKNDKDLESKIRECLTDRNLGIIVLHSDDLKHISPGLQKVIDESVEPTFIAIGSKEDAGLRDKIKRAIGVDLWK; from the coding sequence ATGGAAATCGCAGTTGTTGGGAAAAGTGAATTCGTGGTCGGTTTCAGGCTGGCCGGAATCCACAAGACCTACGAAGTCAAAAATGACAAGGATCTCGAGAGCAAAATCCGGGAGTGCCTGACTGACAGGAACCTGGGTATCATCGTCTTGCACTCGGACGACCTCAAACATATCTCTCCGGGTCTCCAGAAGGTCATCGACGAATCTGTAGAGCCGACGTTCATCGCGATCGGAAGTAAAGAAGATGCAGGGTTGAGGGACAAGATCAAGCGCGCCATCGGTGTAGACCTGTGGAAGTAA